The genomic stretch ACGCTGCAGAATCATTCTTAATAGAAAATGGTGAAGTTAAAGATCCCCTCCGTGATGTATCACTCTCTGGGAATATCCTGGAGATACTTCAGAAAGTGGATGCAGTAGGATCGGACTTCCAGTTGGGAGTAGGATTCTGTGGTAAAGCTGGTCAAACCGCCCCGGTGGGAGATGGAGGCCCACACACCAGGGTAAGCGAAGCAACTGTAGGAGGGGCCAGCTAAGGCCAAAAATAACAGTAAGAATGGTTATTAGATAGTAGAATGGTTATTCGGCAGTAAGAATGGTTATTCGGATTAAAAACTAACAGTGAGTGTGCCATGATGATAAGTGATGAAGACGGGGAATTTCTGGTAAAATTAGCAAGGAACGCCATTGAAACTTATATAAATGATAAAAAAATCATAAACATTCCTGATGATCTTAATCCTATCTTAAATGAGGAAATGGGAGCATTTGTAACCCTTACTCGTAATGGAGATTTAAGGGGTTGCATTGGCTACCCTGAACCAGTTAAACCTCTGGCACAGGCAGTGGTGGAGGTTGCTATAAGTGCAGGCACCCAGGATCCGCGCTTCCCGCCAGTCACAGCATCAGAACTGGAGGAAATCCATGTGGAAGTCAGTGTCCTCACCAAACCAGAACTGATTGAAGTTCAAAAACCAGCACAGTACCTGGAAAAGGTAGAAGTGGGCAGGGATGGGCTT from Methanobacterium sp. Maddingley MBC34 encodes the following:
- a CDS encoding putative protein, PH0010 family (PFAM: AMMECR1~TIGRFAM: uncharacterized protein, PH0010 family_SP), producing the protein MISDEDGEFLVKLARNAIETYINDKKIINIPDDLNPILNEEMGAFVTLTRNGDLRGCIGYPEPVKPLAQAVVEVAISAGTQDPRFPPVTASELEEIHVEVSVLTKPELIEVQKPAQYLEKVEVGRDGLIVEMGMYRGLLLPQVPVEWNWDIEDFLANTCMKAGLPSDCWLQEGVKIYSFQSQIFDE